The Apodemus sylvaticus chromosome 5, mApoSyl1.1, whole genome shotgun sequence genome has a segment encoding these proteins:
- the Gbgt1 gene encoding globoside alpha-1,3-N-acetylgalactosaminyltransferase 1 isoform X2 translates to MKLPFRQEKLFQPVAQLQYPQPKLLERGPTELLTLTPWLAPIISEGTFHPELLKNMYQPMNLTIGVTVFAVGKYTCFIQPFLESAEKFFMRGYQVYYYLFTNDPAAVPRVPLGPGRLLSTIPIQRYSQWEEISMRRMETINKHIAKRAHEEVDYLFCVDVDMVFRNPWGPETLGDLVAAIHPGYFAVPRQQFPYERRQVSSAFVADNEGDFYYSGALFGGRVARVYEFTRACHMAILADKANSIMAVWQEESHLNHYFLWHKPSKLLSPEYLWDDRKPQPQSLKVIRFSSVEKDNNWLRS, encoded by the exons ATGAAGCTGCCCTTCAGGCAGGAGAAATTGTTCCAGCCTGTGGCACA GTTACAGTACCCTCAGCCTAAGCTGCTGGAGCGCGG ACCCACAGAGCTGCTGACACTCACCCCCTGGTTGGCACCCATCATCTCCGAGGGAACCTTCCACCCGGAGCTTCTGAAGAATATGTACCAGCCAATGAACCTGACCATTGGAGTCACCGTGTTTGCCGTGGGGAA GTACACCTGCTTCATTCAGCCCTTCCTGGAGTCAGCTGAAAAGTTCTTTATGCGTGGGTATCAAGTATACTATTACCTCTTTACCAATGATCCTGCAGCCGTTCCCAGAGTTCCCCTGGGCCCTGGTCGGCTCCTCAGCACCATCCCTATTCAGCGTTATTCCCAGTGGGAGGAGATCTCTATGCGCAGAATGGAGACCATCAACAAACACATTGCCAAGAGGGCCCACGAAGAAGTGGATTACCTCTTCTGTGTCGATGTGGATATGGTCTTCCGTAACCCCTGGGGCCCTGAGACCTTGGGGGATCTAGTGGCTGCCATTCACCCAGGCTACTTTGCTGTACCTCGCCAGCAATTCCCTTATGAACGCAGGCAAGTTTCCTCTGCCTTTGTGGCCGACAATGAGGGGGACTTCTATTACAGTGGGGCACTCTTTGGGGGACGGGTGGCCAGGGTGTATGAGTTTACCCGGGCCTGCCACATGGCCATCCTGGCAGACAAAGCCAATAGCATTATGGCAGTCTGGCAAGAGGAGAGCCACCTGAACCACTACTTCCTCTGGCACAAACCATCGAAGTTGCTGTCCCCAGAGTACCTCTGGGATGACAGGAAGCCTCAGCCCCAAAGCCTGAAGGTGATCCGATTCTCCTCAGTGGAAAAAGATAACAACTGGCTGAGGAGCTAA